Proteins from one Apis cerana isolate GH-2021 linkage group LG11, AcerK_1.0, whole genome shotgun sequence genomic window:
- the LOC107997218 gene encoding anion exchange protein 2 isoform X1, whose amino-acid sequence MPEAAGNSSGKSFLQRASSKVLRWLRRSLRTSHQVDGHGAETGPELDEEMEKVFAMDTGEKFDVARLGSPSESAGSDRERERGPPSRYGDRDFNQHRKRSYPHPHMPLKSLHSRSMRRHLSPEGSTAEAGQEEENGQVVTGNGGGHELDTMDNGLSPTSMQNADDETTEEMENVVSSESEAPISERAASGFSDSPTVGSPRVQFEKIKEEEVHHSFKKDEVPSVGASANHDEDRKCRRHQKHEHKRHHHKSRKYSLQEDPQWRKRSGAGLPDGPGVLARRVSVQPEEASTLQELDIDDLESHRSDDPRGMRRHKAAHSTVQIGRKKEGGIPHDTFKKMYDHSPHEVFVQLDELYGVGEEREWRETARWIKYEEDVEEGADRWGRPHVASLSFHSLLNLRRCLETGVVLLDLEEKDLPGLVYRVVEQMVIEELILPEDRPVVMRALLLRHRHVHDHDRGFRFGGKRNYASYTSLQSVCLEEEDAAREASENHVTQHNLNDAKPKIVSSNLALDSNHTVVDMKEELTYTSSNEDLKKSHNDYILKRIPAGAEATVVLVGAVDFLDQPTIAFVRLAEGVFIPSITEVTIPVRFMFTLLGPRNADLDYHEIGRSIATLMANTSFHKVAYKANERRELLSAINEFLDDSIVLPPGDWERQALLPFSELKAKSEAIRKRKAKALEEKSKPVQSEAAVKKALLAGEEEKKAADDDDPLRRTKRPFGGLINDIKRRYPFYLSDFTDGLSSSCLAAAIFMYFAALCTAITFGGLMSDKTHNVIGISETLVSGSWTGVVMALFSTQPLVIIGTTGPLLLFDESLYNFCLANELEFLTVRVYVGAWMGIIALAIACVEGSVLVRLFTRFTEEIFTGLISILYIVETFIKLYNYFVKNPLLDEYSFIPETNRTFYQEQPLNVTEIDVVSPKTGETIGIPLSKPQTLIPAHNAAGILINQPNTALMCTILCLGTFLGAYYLRIFRNSHYLGRSARRAFGDFGVPISIVVFALIDYLAKVKTEKLLVPEGLTPTQPGRNWIVSPAGVHKPIPLWMAMACIVPALLVYILVFMETQISELIIDKKERKLRKGNGYHMDIVVVCLMNVGCGLMGAPWCCAASVRSLTHVSAVTVMSRTHAPGDKPHIVEVKEQRVSALLVAVLIGVSVLMAPLLRRVPMSVLLGVFLYMGISSTNGVQLFDRVKLFFMPVKHHGTANYVRRVQTYKMHIFTLIQILCLAILWIVKSTRAALALPFFLILMIPLRGQMNHFFTAAELRALDSKGSEHESTEDEPDFYEEAPLPG is encoded by the exons GTCGACGGTCATGGCGCGGAAACGGGACCGGAACTCGACGAGGAGATGGAGAAGGTTTTCGCAATGGATACCGGAGAGAAGTTCGACGTAGCCCGACTCGGCTCCCCTTCAGAATCGGCTGGATCCGATCGAGAACGAGAACGAGGACCACCATCGCGATATGGAGATCGCGACTTCAATC AGCATCGAAAAAGAAGTTACCCCCATCCGCACATGCCCTTGAAAAGTCTTCATTCCAGGTCTATGCGACGACATCTTTCACC CGAAGGATCCACAGCGGAAGCCGGGCAAGAAGAGGAGAACGGACAGGTTGTGACAGGAAATGGCGGTGGGCATGAACTGGACACGATGGACAATGGATTGTCTCCGACGAGCATGCAGAACGCCGATGACGAGACCACGGAAGAAATGGAGAATGTTGTCAGCAGCGAGAGCGAGGCACCGATTTCGGAAAGGGCTGCTTCCGGTTTCAGCGACAGCCCGACCGTTGGCAGCCCACGCGTGCAATTCGAGAAGATCAAAGAGGAGGAGGTGCATCACAGTTTCAAAAAGGACGAGGTGCCTAGCGTCGGTGCGTCCGCGAACCACGATGAGGATCGAAAGTGTCGAAGGCATCAAAAACACGAGCACAA AAGACATCATCACAAATCGCGAAAATACTCGCTCCAAGAGGATCCACAATGGAGGAAACGATCGGGAGCTGGTCTCCCGGATGGGCCGGGTGTGCTTGCGAGGCGAGTGAGCGTACAACCGGAAGAGGCAAGCACCCTTCAAGAACTGGACATCGACGACCTGGAGTCGCACAGAAGCGACGATCCGCGCGGTATGAGGCGTCACAAGGCGGCTCATTCGACGGTCCAGATAGGCCGGAAGAAGGAAGGTGGCATACCCCATGACacctttaaaaaaatgtacgaCCATTCTCCGCACGAGGTGTTCGTCCAATTGGACGAACTGTACGGGGTCGGTGAGGAAAGAGAGTGGAGGGAAACGGCCAGATGGATCAAATACGAGGAGGACGTGGAGGAGGGAGCGGACAGATGGGGCAGGCCCCACGTAGCTTCCTTGAGCTTCCATTCCCTGTTGAATCTCCGTAGATGCCTCGAGACAGGCGTGGTTCTCCTCGATCTCGAGGAGAAGGATCTCCCTGGCCTGGTATACAGGGTGGTCGAGCAAATGGTGATCGAAGAGCTGATTCTACCGGAAGACAGGCCGGTAGTGATGAGGGCGCTGTTGCTTAGGCACAGGCACGTCCACGATCACGATCGTGGATTCCGTTTCGGCGGGAAACGGAATTACGCCAGCTACACGAGCTTGCAG TCCGTCTGTCTGGAGGAAGAGGACGCTGCGCGGGAAGCCTCTGAGAACCATGTAACCCAACAT AATCTAAACGACGCGAAACCAAAGATCGTGTCGTCGAACTTGGCCCTGGACAGCAATCACACGGTGGTCGATATGAAGGAAGAGCTGACGTACACGAGCAGCAACGAGGATCTGAAAAAGAGCCACAACGATTACATACTGAAGAGGATCCCGGCCGGCGCCGAGGCCACGGTTGTCCTGGTCGGCGCGGTCGATTTTCTGGACCAACCGACGATCGCGTTCGTCAGGCTTGCCGAGGGTGTGTTCATTCCATCGATCACGGAAGTCACGATACCAGTAAGATTCATGTTCACGTTGCTGGGGCCGAGGAACGCTGATCTAGATTATCACGAAATCGGTAGATCGATCGCCACCCTAATGGCCAATACGTCGTTCCATAAAGTCGCTTACAAAGCGAACGAAAGACGAGAGCTTCTTTCCGCGATCAATGAGTTCCTGGATGATTCGATCGTTCTGCCCCCTGGCGATTGGGAGAGGCAGGCGTTGTTACCTTTCAGCGAGCTGAAGGCGAAGAGCGAGGCCATCAGGAAACGGAAGGCCAAGGCGCTTGAAGAGAAGAGCAAGCCTGTTCAAAGCGAGGCCGCTGTCAAGAAAG CTCTGCTTGCCggcgaagaagaaaagaaagctgCCGACGACGATGACCCACTTCGAAGAACTAAACGCCCGTTTGGCGGGCTGATCAACGATATCAAGAGACGCTACCCTTTCTATCTCTCCGATTTTACCGACGGTTTGAGTTCATCTTGCCTAGCGGCGGCCATTTTCATGTACTTTGCTGCCCTCTGTACAGCCATTACTTTTGGCGGGTTGATGAGCGACAAAACGCATAACGTCATCGGCATATCCGAGACCCTGGTCTCCGGCTCCTGGACGGGAGTGGTGATGGCTTTGTTTTCCACCCAACCTTTAGTCATCATTGGCACGACTGGCCCTCTGTTGCTGTTCGATGAAAGTTTGTACAACTTCTGCCTGGCCAATGAATTGGAATTCTTAACCGTGAGAGTTTACGTTGGAGCATGGATGGGAATCATAGCTCTAGCGATCGCCTGTGTCGAGGGGTCCGTGTTGGTCAGATTATTCACGCGCTTCACCGAAGAAATTTTCACAGGCTTAATCTCCATTCTCTACATCGTTGAAACGTTCATCAAGCTGTACAATTACTTCGTGAAAAATCCGTTGCTCGATGAGTACAGTTTTATTCCCGAGACGAATCGAACGTTTTACCAAGAGCAGCCGTTGAACGTTACAGAGATCGACGTTGTTTCCCCAAAGACTGGCGAGACGATTGGTATTCCGTTGAGCAAACCTCAAACTTTGATACCAGCGCACAACGCAGCTGGAATATTGATAAACCAGCCCAACACCGCGCTCATGTGTACCATTTTGTGTCTTGGTACTTTCCTCGGTGCTTATTATTTGCGCATCTTCCGCAACAGTCATTACCTCGGACGAAGTGCCAGAAGGGCCTTTGGCGACTTTGGCGTGCCCATCAGTATCGTTGTGTTTGCGTTGATCGATTATCTGGCCAAAGTAAAAACGGAGAAATTGCTGGTCCCGGAAGGTTTAACCCCGACTCAACCTGGTAGAAACTGGATCGTGTCACCCGCCGGAGTGCATAAACCTATCCCTCTTTGGATGGCCATGGCTTGCATCGTGCCAGCGTTGCTGGTTTACATTCTTGTTTTCATGGAAACTCAAATCTCCGA GCTGatcatcgataaaaaagaacgaaaattgCGAAAAGGCAACGGCTATCACATGGATATAGTAGTGGTGTGTTTAATGAACGTCGGTTGTGGTTTGATGGGCGCTCCTTGGTGTTGCGCCGCCTCCGTTCGATCATTAACGCACGTCTCGGCGGTGACAGTTATGTCCCGTACTCATGCACCCGGCGATAAACCGCACATCGTCGAAGTAAAGGAGCAGAGAGTGAGCGCTCTATTAGTTGCCGTGTTGATCGGCGTAAGTGTGCTGATGGCGCCACTTTTGCGACGCGTACCAATGTCCGTCCTTTTGGGAGTGTTTCTCTACATGGGTATCTCTTCGACGAACGGCGTCCAACTGTTCGATCGCGTGAAGCTGTTTTTCATGCCGGTGAAACACCACGGCACCGCTAATTACGTACGGCGTGTACAAACGTACAAAATGCACATCTTCACCCTCATACAAATTTTGTGCCTGGCTATACTGTGGATTGTGAAAAGTACCAGGGCAGCCTTGGCACTTCCGTTCTTCCTGATTCTTATGATACCTTTACGAGGTCAGATGAACCACTTTTTTACCGCGGCAGAGCTACGGGCACTCGATAGCAAAGGATCGGAACACGAGAGTACCGAGGATGAACCAGATTTTTACGAGGAAGCTCCGTTACCTGGTTAG
- the LOC107997218 gene encoding band 3 anion exchange protein isoform X2, which yields MPEAAGNSSGKSFLQRASSKVLRWLRRSLRTSHQVDGHGAETGPELDEEMEKVFAMDTGEKFDVARLGSPSESAGSDRERERGPPSRYGDRDFNQHRKRSYPHPHMPLKSLHSRSMRRHLSPEGSTAEAGQEEENGQVVTGNGGGHELDTMDNGLSPTSMQNADDETTEEMENVVSSESEAPISERAASGFSDSPTVGSPRVQFEKIKEEEVHHSFKKDEVPSVGASANHDEDRKCRRHQKHEHKRHHHKSRKYSLQEDPQWRKRSGAGLPDGPGVLARRVSVQPEEASTLQELDIDDLESHRSDDPRGMRRHKAAHSTVQIGRKKEGGIPHDTFKKMYDHSPHEVFVQLDELYGVGEEREWRETARWIKYEEDVEEGADRWGRPHVASLSFHSLLNLRRCLETGVVLLDLEEKDLPGLVYRVVEQMVIEELILPEDRPVVMRALLLRHRHVHDHDRGFRFGGKRNYASYTSLQSVCLEEEDAAREASENHNLNDAKPKIVSSNLALDSNHTVVDMKEELTYTSSNEDLKKSHNDYILKRIPAGAEATVVLVGAVDFLDQPTIAFVRLAEGVFIPSITEVTIPVRFMFTLLGPRNADLDYHEIGRSIATLMANTSFHKVAYKANERRELLSAINEFLDDSIVLPPGDWERQALLPFSELKAKSEAIRKRKAKALEEKSKPVQSEAAVKKALLAGEEEKKAADDDDPLRRTKRPFGGLINDIKRRYPFYLSDFTDGLSSSCLAAAIFMYFAALCTAITFGGLMSDKTHNVIGISETLVSGSWTGVVMALFSTQPLVIIGTTGPLLLFDESLYNFCLANELEFLTVRVYVGAWMGIIALAIACVEGSVLVRLFTRFTEEIFTGLISILYIVETFIKLYNYFVKNPLLDEYSFIPETNRTFYQEQPLNVTEIDVVSPKTGETIGIPLSKPQTLIPAHNAAGILINQPNTALMCTILCLGTFLGAYYLRIFRNSHYLGRSARRAFGDFGVPISIVVFALIDYLAKVKTEKLLVPEGLTPTQPGRNWIVSPAGVHKPIPLWMAMACIVPALLVYILVFMETQISELIIDKKERKLRKGNGYHMDIVVVCLMNVGCGLMGAPWCCAASVRSLTHVSAVTVMSRTHAPGDKPHIVEVKEQRVSALLVAVLIGVSVLMAPLLRRVPMSVLLGVFLYMGISSTNGVQLFDRVKLFFMPVKHHGTANYVRRVQTYKMHIFTLIQILCLAILWIVKSTRAALALPFFLILMIPLRGQMNHFFTAAELRALDSKGSEHESTEDEPDFYEEAPLPG from the exons GTCGACGGTCATGGCGCGGAAACGGGACCGGAACTCGACGAGGAGATGGAGAAGGTTTTCGCAATGGATACCGGAGAGAAGTTCGACGTAGCCCGACTCGGCTCCCCTTCAGAATCGGCTGGATCCGATCGAGAACGAGAACGAGGACCACCATCGCGATATGGAGATCGCGACTTCAATC AGCATCGAAAAAGAAGTTACCCCCATCCGCACATGCCCTTGAAAAGTCTTCATTCCAGGTCTATGCGACGACATCTTTCACC CGAAGGATCCACAGCGGAAGCCGGGCAAGAAGAGGAGAACGGACAGGTTGTGACAGGAAATGGCGGTGGGCATGAACTGGACACGATGGACAATGGATTGTCTCCGACGAGCATGCAGAACGCCGATGACGAGACCACGGAAGAAATGGAGAATGTTGTCAGCAGCGAGAGCGAGGCACCGATTTCGGAAAGGGCTGCTTCCGGTTTCAGCGACAGCCCGACCGTTGGCAGCCCACGCGTGCAATTCGAGAAGATCAAAGAGGAGGAGGTGCATCACAGTTTCAAAAAGGACGAGGTGCCTAGCGTCGGTGCGTCCGCGAACCACGATGAGGATCGAAAGTGTCGAAGGCATCAAAAACACGAGCACAA AAGACATCATCACAAATCGCGAAAATACTCGCTCCAAGAGGATCCACAATGGAGGAAACGATCGGGAGCTGGTCTCCCGGATGGGCCGGGTGTGCTTGCGAGGCGAGTGAGCGTACAACCGGAAGAGGCAAGCACCCTTCAAGAACTGGACATCGACGACCTGGAGTCGCACAGAAGCGACGATCCGCGCGGTATGAGGCGTCACAAGGCGGCTCATTCGACGGTCCAGATAGGCCGGAAGAAGGAAGGTGGCATACCCCATGACacctttaaaaaaatgtacgaCCATTCTCCGCACGAGGTGTTCGTCCAATTGGACGAACTGTACGGGGTCGGTGAGGAAAGAGAGTGGAGGGAAACGGCCAGATGGATCAAATACGAGGAGGACGTGGAGGAGGGAGCGGACAGATGGGGCAGGCCCCACGTAGCTTCCTTGAGCTTCCATTCCCTGTTGAATCTCCGTAGATGCCTCGAGACAGGCGTGGTTCTCCTCGATCTCGAGGAGAAGGATCTCCCTGGCCTGGTATACAGGGTGGTCGAGCAAATGGTGATCGAAGAGCTGATTCTACCGGAAGACAGGCCGGTAGTGATGAGGGCGCTGTTGCTTAGGCACAGGCACGTCCACGATCACGATCGTGGATTCCGTTTCGGCGGGAAACGGAATTACGCCAGCTACACGAGCTTGCAG TCCGTCTGTCTGGAGGAAGAGGACGCTGCGCGGGAAGCCTCTGAGAACCAT AATCTAAACGACGCGAAACCAAAGATCGTGTCGTCGAACTTGGCCCTGGACAGCAATCACACGGTGGTCGATATGAAGGAAGAGCTGACGTACACGAGCAGCAACGAGGATCTGAAAAAGAGCCACAACGATTACATACTGAAGAGGATCCCGGCCGGCGCCGAGGCCACGGTTGTCCTGGTCGGCGCGGTCGATTTTCTGGACCAACCGACGATCGCGTTCGTCAGGCTTGCCGAGGGTGTGTTCATTCCATCGATCACGGAAGTCACGATACCAGTAAGATTCATGTTCACGTTGCTGGGGCCGAGGAACGCTGATCTAGATTATCACGAAATCGGTAGATCGATCGCCACCCTAATGGCCAATACGTCGTTCCATAAAGTCGCTTACAAAGCGAACGAAAGACGAGAGCTTCTTTCCGCGATCAATGAGTTCCTGGATGATTCGATCGTTCTGCCCCCTGGCGATTGGGAGAGGCAGGCGTTGTTACCTTTCAGCGAGCTGAAGGCGAAGAGCGAGGCCATCAGGAAACGGAAGGCCAAGGCGCTTGAAGAGAAGAGCAAGCCTGTTCAAAGCGAGGCCGCTGTCAAGAAAG CTCTGCTTGCCggcgaagaagaaaagaaagctgCCGACGACGATGACCCACTTCGAAGAACTAAACGCCCGTTTGGCGGGCTGATCAACGATATCAAGAGACGCTACCCTTTCTATCTCTCCGATTTTACCGACGGTTTGAGTTCATCTTGCCTAGCGGCGGCCATTTTCATGTACTTTGCTGCCCTCTGTACAGCCATTACTTTTGGCGGGTTGATGAGCGACAAAACGCATAACGTCATCGGCATATCCGAGACCCTGGTCTCCGGCTCCTGGACGGGAGTGGTGATGGCTTTGTTTTCCACCCAACCTTTAGTCATCATTGGCACGACTGGCCCTCTGTTGCTGTTCGATGAAAGTTTGTACAACTTCTGCCTGGCCAATGAATTGGAATTCTTAACCGTGAGAGTTTACGTTGGAGCATGGATGGGAATCATAGCTCTAGCGATCGCCTGTGTCGAGGGGTCCGTGTTGGTCAGATTATTCACGCGCTTCACCGAAGAAATTTTCACAGGCTTAATCTCCATTCTCTACATCGTTGAAACGTTCATCAAGCTGTACAATTACTTCGTGAAAAATCCGTTGCTCGATGAGTACAGTTTTATTCCCGAGACGAATCGAACGTTTTACCAAGAGCAGCCGTTGAACGTTACAGAGATCGACGTTGTTTCCCCAAAGACTGGCGAGACGATTGGTATTCCGTTGAGCAAACCTCAAACTTTGATACCAGCGCACAACGCAGCTGGAATATTGATAAACCAGCCCAACACCGCGCTCATGTGTACCATTTTGTGTCTTGGTACTTTCCTCGGTGCTTATTATTTGCGCATCTTCCGCAACAGTCATTACCTCGGACGAAGTGCCAGAAGGGCCTTTGGCGACTTTGGCGTGCCCATCAGTATCGTTGTGTTTGCGTTGATCGATTATCTGGCCAAAGTAAAAACGGAGAAATTGCTGGTCCCGGAAGGTTTAACCCCGACTCAACCTGGTAGAAACTGGATCGTGTCACCCGCCGGAGTGCATAAACCTATCCCTCTTTGGATGGCCATGGCTTGCATCGTGCCAGCGTTGCTGGTTTACATTCTTGTTTTCATGGAAACTCAAATCTCCGA GCTGatcatcgataaaaaagaacgaaaattgCGAAAAGGCAACGGCTATCACATGGATATAGTAGTGGTGTGTTTAATGAACGTCGGTTGTGGTTTGATGGGCGCTCCTTGGTGTTGCGCCGCCTCCGTTCGATCATTAACGCACGTCTCGGCGGTGACAGTTATGTCCCGTACTCATGCACCCGGCGATAAACCGCACATCGTCGAAGTAAAGGAGCAGAGAGTGAGCGCTCTATTAGTTGCCGTGTTGATCGGCGTAAGTGTGCTGATGGCGCCACTTTTGCGACGCGTACCAATGTCCGTCCTTTTGGGAGTGTTTCTCTACATGGGTATCTCTTCGACGAACGGCGTCCAACTGTTCGATCGCGTGAAGCTGTTTTTCATGCCGGTGAAACACCACGGCACCGCTAATTACGTACGGCGTGTACAAACGTACAAAATGCACATCTTCACCCTCATACAAATTTTGTGCCTGGCTATACTGTGGATTGTGAAAAGTACCAGGGCAGCCTTGGCACTTCCGTTCTTCCTGATTCTTATGATACCTTTACGAGGTCAGATGAACCACTTTTTTACCGCGGCAGAGCTACGGGCACTCGATAGCAAAGGATCGGAACACGAGAGTACCGAGGATGAACCAGATTTTTACGAGGAAGCTCCGTTACCTGGTTAG